In Poecile atricapillus isolate bPoeAtr1 chromosome 9, bPoeAtr1.hap1, whole genome shotgun sequence, the following are encoded in one genomic region:
- the LOC131582048 gene encoding urocortin-3-like: MALPATLRGRMLLTFLVVLGAPTRAQKRPSREWLPPAPRAVDGEKLMRQETASDNKMLPGLSKMRRGDDGSGAGSHLDKAALPLLAGSERQALPWLISPATKRAAPRKKGRKVSLSLDVHTHLLKILLDLAREKELQAKAAANAELMARLGRRR; the protein is encoded by the exons ATG GCACTCCCAGCCACGCTGCGAGGCAGGATGCTGCTCACCTTCCTGGTGGTCCTTGGGGCACCAACGAGAGCCCAGAAGAGACCAAGCCGTGAGTGGCTCCCGCCAGCCCCCCGAGCTGTGGATGGAGAGAAGCTGATGAGACAGGAAACCGCCAGCGATAACAAGATGCTGCCAGGTCTCTCCAAAATGAGGAGGGGTGACGATGGCTCTGGGGCAGGGTCTCATCTGGACAAAGCTGCCCTGCCACTGCTAGCGGGATCAGAAAGACAAGCACTGCCCTGGCTGATCAGCCCAGCCACCAaaagagctgctcccaggaaaaaggggaggaaggtgtccctgtcactCGATGTCCACACTCACTTACTGAAAATCCTGCTCGACCTGGCCAGAGAGAAGGAACTGCAGGCCAAGGCAGCTGCCAATGCCGAGCTGATGGCCCGCCTCGGGCGCAGGAGATAA